A single window of Rhizobium indicum DNA harbors:
- a CDS encoding Flp family type IVb pilin, producing the protein MRILKAFLADNRAATAIEYGLIAALICGALVSGLGVFTGALQGVFNVINNNMTVN; encoded by the coding sequence ATGCGTATTTTGAAAGCATTTCTTGCAGATAACAGAGCTGCGACGGCAATTGAGTATGGCTTGATCGCCGCCCTCATTTGTGGCGCGCTCGTCTCCGGTCTCGGGGTCTTCACCGGCGCCTTGCAAGGCGTCTTCAACGTGATCAATAACAATATGACGGTGAATTGA